The proteins below come from a single Azospirillum thiophilum genomic window:
- a CDS encoding ATP-binding protein, with product MTESATMERALILAPRGRDAAVAAALLGEVGIAALACPDLTALCQALDDGVGLLILVEEAVRTADLQGLVAWIGAQPPWSDLPVVLLTMRGDGAERTPEAARLTELLGNVTFIERPFHPTTLISVARTCLRGRRRQYDARAHLVERDRLLADLAGERAHFAALIKHLPVGVSLMDRDGRVMLCNPAFEGFLPGAVIPSRQPDGSHSWIGHDDQGRHLPPEQFPGARALRGELVHGVEFTCRRPDGSSTWTRVSGVPVRDGTGQLVGALAVIVDIGVQKAAQEALQRLTTTLEATVRERTRELEETLDRLRAEMRDRERAEEQLRQTQKLETLGQLTGGVAHDFNNLLMAVLGNLELLRKRIPDDPTTKRLFDGAMQGAQRGATLTQRLLAFARRQDLQPQAVDLAGLLEGMRTLLERSVGPRILVRIEAHAGLPPALIDPNQLELAILNLAINARDAMPEGGTLTVSLDEAPAAASSGLAPGRTPRLSVQDTGAGMDAPTLARAVEPFFSTKGIGKGTGLGLSMVHGLAVQSGGAFRLSSVPGRGTLVELWLPRATAPVRAAEPPPAPAADVPPAVVLVVDDDALIAMSTVDMLTDLGHTVVEANSGIEALELLRSGQAVDLLLTDYAMPGMTGVELARAAQGMVPDLPVLLATGYADLPEGVVADMPRLAKPYTQNQLATATGRLLAKATRSHRVKSDSI from the coding sequence GTGACCGAGTCCGCGACCATGGAGCGCGCGCTGATCCTGGCGCCGCGCGGACGGGATGCCGCCGTCGCGGCCGCCCTGCTGGGCGAGGTCGGGATCGCCGCGCTGGCCTGTCCCGACCTGACGGCCTTGTGCCAGGCGCTGGACGACGGGGTCGGGCTGCTGATCCTGGTCGAGGAGGCCGTGCGCACCGCCGACCTCCAGGGGCTCGTCGCCTGGATCGGCGCGCAGCCACCCTGGTCCGACCTTCCGGTCGTGCTGCTGACGATGCGCGGCGACGGCGCCGAGCGCACGCCGGAAGCCGCCCGCCTGACCGAGCTGCTCGGCAACGTCACCTTCATCGAGCGCCCCTTCCACCCGACCACGCTGATCAGCGTGGCGCGCACCTGCCTGCGCGGGCGCCGCCGCCAGTACGACGCGCGGGCCCATCTGGTCGAGCGCGACCGCCTGCTGGCCGATCTGGCCGGCGAGCGCGCCCATTTCGCGGCGCTGATCAAGCATCTGCCGGTCGGTGTCTCGCTGATGGACCGGGACGGCAGGGTCATGCTGTGCAACCCGGCCTTCGAAGGGTTCCTGCCGGGCGCGGTGATCCCATCCCGGCAGCCCGACGGCAGCCATAGCTGGATCGGGCATGACGACCAGGGACGCCATCTGCCCCCGGAGCAGTTTCCCGGTGCGCGCGCCCTGCGCGGCGAGCTGGTTCATGGGGTCGAGTTCACCTGCCGGCGGCCCGACGGCTCGTCGACCTGGACCCGGGTCAGCGGCGTGCCGGTGCGTGACGGCACCGGCCAGCTTGTCGGCGCGCTGGCGGTCATCGTCGACATCGGTGTCCAGAAGGCGGCGCAGGAAGCCCTGCAGCGTCTCACCACGACGCTGGAGGCCACGGTGCGGGAGCGCACCCGCGAGCTGGAGGAAACGCTGGACCGCCTGCGCGCGGAGATGCGCGACCGCGAGCGTGCCGAGGAGCAGCTGCGTCAGACGCAGAAGCTGGAGACGCTCGGCCAGCTCACCGGAGGCGTCGCGCACGACTTCAACAACCTGCTGATGGCGGTGCTCGGCAATCTGGAGCTGCTGCGCAAGCGGATTCCCGACGATCCGACGACGAAGCGCCTGTTCGACGGCGCCATGCAGGGCGCGCAGCGCGGGGCGACGCTGACCCAGCGGCTTCTGGCCTTCGCCCGCCGGCAGGATCTGCAGCCCCAGGCGGTCGACCTCGCCGGCCTGCTGGAAGGCATGCGGACCTTGCTGGAGCGCTCGGTGGGGCCGCGCATCCTGGTGCGGATCGAGGCGCATGCGGGCCTGCCGCCGGCCCTGATCGATCCCAACCAGCTGGAGCTGGCGATCCTGAACCTCGCCATCAACGCCCGCGACGCCATGCCGGAGGGCGGCACGCTCACGGTGTCGCTGGACGAGGCGCCGGCCGCCGCATCGTCCGGTCTCGCCCCCGGCCGCACCCCGCGGCTGAGCGTGCAGGACACCGGCGCCGGAATGGACGCCCCGACGCTTGCCCGCGCGGTCGAGCCGTTCTTCTCGACCAAGGGAATCGGCAAGGGCACCGGGCTCGGCCTGTCGATGGTCCATGGCCTGGCGGTCCAGTCCGGCGGCGCGTTCCGGCTGTCCAGCGTGCCGGGCCGGGGGACGCTGGTGGAGCTGTGGCTGCCCCGGGCGACGGCACCTGTGCGGGCGGCCGAGCCGCCCCCGGCACCGGCGGCCGATGTCCCTCCCGCCGTGGTCCTCGTGGTCGACGACGACGCGCTGATCGCCATGAGCACGGTCGACATGCTGACCGACCTCGGACACACGGTGGTCGAGGCGAATTCCGGCATCGAGGCACTGGAGCTTCTGCGCAGCGGACAGGCGGTCGACCTGCTGCTGACGGACTACGCGATGCCCGGCATGACCGGGGTCGAACTCGCCCGCGCGGCCCAGGGCATGGTTCCGGACCTGCCGGTGCTGCTGGCGACGGGATATGCCGACCTGCCGGAGGGCGTCGTCGCCGACATGCCGCGCCTTGCCAAGCCATACACCCAAAATCAGCTCGCCACGGCCACCGGCAGGCTGCTGGCCAAGGCGACGAGATCGCATCGTGTGAAATCGGACTCGATTTGA